One Spirochaeta africana DSM 8902 genomic window carries:
- a CDS encoding YigZ family protein has translation MKQSVLIPTAQTTVEIERKKSRFIAVLTPIEERSQVESNLAALRLGYPDPTHVVYAFRYGGLEREIEGMSDDGEPKGTAGRPVLDVLAGHGVTNAVLAVIRYFGGTKLGTGGLVRAYGDAAREVLAQAPLVRLIPRRILRLLVPYPLFGGVERVIAEFSGEMLEQEFATDISCSVQLPEAGAADFCRRLTDLSAGGIIIEPGDRGD, from the coding sequence GTGAAACAATCGGTACTGATCCCGACCGCACAGACAACGGTCGAGATTGAACGGAAAAAATCACGCTTTATTGCCGTGCTTACCCCGATAGAAGAACGCAGCCAGGTTGAATCCAACCTGGCTGCGTTGCGTTTGGGGTACCCGGATCCAACCCATGTGGTGTATGCCTTCCGCTATGGCGGCCTGGAACGCGAGATTGAGGGGATGAGCGATGATGGTGAACCGAAGGGCACCGCGGGACGGCCGGTACTGGATGTGCTGGCTGGTCACGGGGTTACCAATGCGGTGCTGGCCGTGATCCGGTACTTTGGCGGCACCAAGCTGGGCACCGGCGGGCTGGTACGGGCATACGGTGATGCAGCCCGCGAGGTGCTGGCTCAAGCACCGCTGGTGCGCCTGATACCGCGCCGGATACTGCGGCTGCTGGTGCCATATCCATTGTTTGGCGGGGTAGAGCGGGTAATTGCCGAGTTCTCGGGAGAGATGCTTGAGCAGGAGTTCGCCACCGACATCAGCTGCAGTGTGCAGCTACCGGAAGCAGGAGCTGCGGATTTCTGCCGGAGACTGACCGACCTGTCGGCCGGCGGCATTATTATTGAACCGGGAGATAGAGGGGACTGA
- the gyrA gene encoding DNA topoisomerase (ATP-hydrolyzing) subunit A, with translation MAEQPEGRVIPVAIEDEVKQSYMTYAMSVIVSRALPDVRDGLKPVHRRILYSMGDMGLWHNKPFKKSARIVGDILGKYHPHGDQSIYDAQVRLAQDFSMRYPVVNGQGNFGSVDGDPPAAMRYTEARLTALAEEMLRDIKKETVDFAPNYDDSTEEPSVLPGAIPYLLVNGATGIAVGMATNMPPHNLREIVAAICAYIDNNDVSIEELMQHVKGPDFPTGGIIYGTSGIRQAYLTGKGQIPVRARFTIDETKSGRDRIIISEIPYQVNKANLIIRIADLVRDKRVEGITDLRDESDRDGMRIVIILKKGTSPKIILNHLFTHTQLQSNFNVNALALVDRKPQVLNLKDMIVAFVKHRQEVIERRTRFDLRKAEEREHILIGLKIALDNIDEVIRIIKESSTVPIAKENLMQTFELSDVQAQAILDMRLQKLTSLETKKIIEELEEIRKLIAYLRDLLAHPHKILELIKEESQALAEKFGDDRRTEIVHDEIKEINIEDLIQKQEMVVIMTRRGYIKRIPSNSYRTYKTTGVKGASSSSNMIEDDVINQLFIASTHDYILFLSSEGNAYYLKVLEIPEASRSSRGTHVKALLQVSADEDIQAVMPFTEFSTDWFVFMATARGMVKKVVLHDLRNAKTRGIRAITMKDGDKLRNAMLTSGEQELMLITRQGKGLRIDEQSVRPSGRTSQGVRGINLRASDELSGSLVVDDQRDMLIVNATGKGKRIRFSEFNPHGRGTGGQRCMPVADTEQEVVGVISVEDQDEVVFITHQGKTVKLAIQNLRPMGAAAQGYKLVDITAPDMVVAVDRSVNEDDSGSDPAPEAAEPQVQPEEGPASETES, from the coding sequence ATGGCAGAACAGCCGGAGGGACGGGTAATACCCGTAGCAATCGAGGATGAAGTAAAACAGTCATACATGACCTATGCGATGTCGGTTATCGTAAGTCGTGCGCTGCCGGATGTGCGCGACGGGCTCAAACCGGTACATCGCCGCATCCTCTACTCGATGGGGGATATGGGGCTCTGGCATAACAAGCCGTTCAAAAAGAGTGCCCGTATAGTCGGTGATATTCTGGGTAAGTATCACCCCCATGGCGACCAGAGCATCTACGATGCCCAGGTCAGACTGGCGCAGGATTTTTCCATGCGTTATCCGGTAGTAAACGGACAGGGAAACTTCGGCTCGGTGGATGGCGACCCGCCGGCCGCCATGCGGTATACCGAGGCACGGCTTACCGCCCTGGCCGAGGAGATGCTGCGGGACATAAAAAAAGAGACCGTTGATTTTGCACCGAACTACGATGACTCCACCGAGGAACCATCGGTACTGCCGGGGGCTATCCCGTATCTGCTGGTAAACGGTGCCACCGGTATCGCGGTCGGTATGGCAACCAACATGCCACCGCATAACCTGCGGGAGATCGTAGCGGCTATCTGTGCCTATATCGATAATAACGACGTCAGCATCGAGGAATTGATGCAGCATGTAAAAGGTCCGGATTTTCCCACTGGTGGTATCATCTATGGAACCTCGGGGATTCGCCAGGCCTACCTGACCGGCAAGGGCCAGATACCGGTACGGGCCCGTTTTACCATCGACGAAACCAAGAGCGGCAGGGATCGAATCATTATTTCCGAGATTCCCTATCAGGTAAACAAGGCCAATCTGATTATCCGTATCGCCGATCTGGTTCGCGATAAGCGGGTAGAGGGGATTACCGATCTGCGGGACGAGTCCGACCGGGACGGCATGCGGATTGTAATAATCCTCAAGAAGGGCACCAGCCCCAAGATTATCCTGAACCATCTGTTCACCCATACCCAGCTGCAGTCCAATTTCAATGTAAATGCCCTGGCCCTGGTTGACCGCAAGCCACAGGTGCTCAACCTCAAGGATATGATCGTCGCGTTTGTAAAGCACCGCCAGGAGGTGATCGAGCGGCGCACCCGGTTTGATCTGCGCAAAGCCGAGGAGCGCGAGCATATCCTGATCGGGCTCAAGATCGCACTGGACAACATTGACGAGGTGATCCGGATAATCAAGGAATCATCCACGGTGCCGATCGCCAAGGAAAACCTGATGCAGACATTCGAGCTGAGTGATGTTCAGGCCCAGGCGATCCTCGATATGCGGCTGCAAAAGCTGACAAGCCTGGAAACAAAGAAGATAATAGAGGAATTGGAGGAGATCCGCAAACTGATTGCCTACCTGCGTGATCTGCTGGCGCATCCACACAAGATTCTCGAACTGATCAAGGAAGAGTCGCAGGCACTGGCCGAAAAGTTTGGTGATGATCGACGTACCGAGATCGTGCATGACGAGATCAAGGAAATCAACATCGAGGACCTGATCCAGAAGCAGGAGATGGTGGTGATCATGACCCGCCGCGGCTACATCAAGCGGATACCCTCGAACTCATATCGCACCTACAAGACGACCGGGGTCAAGGGAGCCAGCTCCAGCAGCAACATGATCGAGGACGATGTGATCAATCAGCTGTTTATTGCCTCGACCCACGACTACATCCTGTTTCTCAGCAGCGAAGGGAATGCCTACTATCTGAAGGTGCTCGAGATCCCCGAGGCCAGCCGCAGCTCGCGCGGTACCCATGTAAAGGCCCTACTCCAGGTTTCTGCCGATGAGGACATCCAGGCGGTTATGCCGTTCACCGAGTTCAGCACCGACTGGTTTGTGTTCATGGCGACCGCGCGTGGTATGGTCAAGAAGGTTGTGCTGCATGATCTGCGCAACGCCAAGACCCGCGGTATCCGCGCTATTACCATGAAAGACGGGGACAAGCTCCGCAATGCCATGCTGACATCCGGTGAGCAGGAGCTGATGCTGATTACCCGCCAGGGCAAGGGTCTGCGGATAGATGAGCAGTCGGTGCGCCCCAGCGGTCGTACCAGCCAGGGCGTGCGTGGTATCAATCTGCGTGCCAGTGACGAACTCTCCGGCAGTCTGGTGGTCGATGATCAGCGGGATATGCTGATTGTGAATGCTACCGGTAAGGGGAAGCGGATACGCTTCAGTGAGTTCAACCCCCATGGTCGGGGCACCGGCGGACAGCGATGTATGCCCGTGGCTGATACCGAGCAGGAGGTGGTAGGGGTTATATCGGTAGAGGATCAGGACGAGGTAGTGTTTATCACCCACCAGGGCAAAACCGTGAAGCTTGCTATCCAGAATCTGCGGCCCATGGGTGCTGCCGCCCAGGGATACAAGCTGGTTGATATTACCGCCCCTGACATGGTTGTAGCAGTTGATCGCAGCGTAAACGAGGATGATTCAGGCAGCGATCCGGCCCCGGAGGCTGCAGAACCCCAGGTGCAGCCCGAGGAAGGCCCGGCATCAGAGACTGAATCCTGA